One window from the genome of Nocardioides panaciterrulae encodes:
- a CDS encoding alanine racemase, with amino-acid sequence MSLVLTVDGERWRGHLRSVAEANPGLVPVAKGNGYGFTIGRLARRTQWLADQGLGGDTLAVGTYDELPQVADRFGGDLLVLTPWRPFGAALEVDPRLSPRLVHTVSRLPDLEELLARDPGARFVLEHVTSMLRHGLAARELWAAAALLTDRHPRARFEGVALHLPLAQGSHLSEVHRLLNDVVGAELPPGPGATTVWVSHLTTEELAQLRAAYPDFTVRPRIGTQLWLGDRGALRATATVLDVHTVERGDVFGYRTHTAPKAGHILVVSGGTAHGIGLEAPTGDTSLKARAATLARGGLDAVGFVRSPFSIDGKQRLFAEPPHMQASMLFLPHGSRVPEVGDRIDVRVRFTTTAFDRVVVS; translated from the coding sequence ATGAGCCTGGTCCTCACCGTCGACGGCGAGCGCTGGCGCGGCCACCTGCGCAGCGTGGCCGAGGCCAACCCCGGGCTGGTGCCGGTCGCCAAGGGCAACGGCTACGGCTTCACGATCGGCCGGCTGGCCCGTCGCACCCAGTGGCTCGCCGACCAGGGGCTCGGCGGCGACACCCTCGCGGTCGGGACCTACGACGAGCTCCCGCAGGTGGCCGACCGGTTCGGCGGCGACCTGCTGGTGCTGACCCCGTGGCGGCCCTTCGGCGCGGCCCTCGAGGTCGACCCGCGGCTCTCCCCGCGACTCGTGCACACGGTCAGCCGGCTGCCGGACCTCGAGGAGCTGCTGGCCCGGGACCCCGGCGCCCGGTTCGTGCTCGAGCACGTCACCAGCATGCTGCGCCACGGCCTGGCCGCCCGGGAGCTGTGGGCCGCGGCCGCCCTGCTCACCGACCGGCACCCCCGGGCCCGGTTCGAGGGCGTCGCGCTGCACCTGCCGCTGGCCCAGGGCTCGCACCTCTCCGAGGTGCACCGGCTGCTCAACGACGTGGTCGGCGCCGAGCTCCCGCCCGGCCCGGGGGCCACGACCGTCTGGGTCAGCCACCTGACCACGGAGGAGCTGGCGCAGCTGCGCGCGGCGTACCCCGACTTCACGGTCCGCCCGCGGATCGGCACCCAGCTGTGGCTCGGCGACCGCGGCGCGCTGCGGGCGACCGCGACGGTCCTCGACGTGCACACCGTCGAGCGCGGCGACGTGTTCGGCTACCGGACCCACACCGCCCCGAAGGCCGGCCACATCCTCGTCGTCAGCGGCGGCACCGCTCACGGCATCGGCCTGGAGGCGCCCACGGGGGACACCTCGCTGAAGGCCCGCGCCGCCACCCTGGCCCGCGGCGGCCTCGACGCGGTGGGCTTCGTGCGCTCCCCGTTCTCGATCGACGGCAAGCAGCGGCTGTTCGCCGAGCCGCCGCACATGCAGGCCTCGATGCTGTTCCTCCCGCACGGCTCCCGGGTCCCGGAGGTCGGCGACCGGATCGACGTGCGGGTGCGGTTCACCACGACCGCCTTCGACCGGGTCGTGGTCAGCTGA
- a CDS encoding lipid II:glycine glycyltransferase FemX: protein MTSPHPPGPLTVREVSPEEHLDFLRSRRSASFLQTPAWGRVKSEWRRESLGWFRGGELVGAGLVLYRQLPRLKRYLAYLPEGPVIDWADDDLAAWLAPMTAHLKGRGAFGVRMGPPVVTRRWSAAQVKEGIADEGVRRLGDLAPSERDHTGARVLSQLDELGWRRQAAEGGFAAGQPQYNFQIPLRDAEGRPRTEDDVLAGMNQQWRRNIRKADKAGVEVTGSEGREEALAALPAFHELYVHTAGRDHFTPRPLGYFRTMVEALAAEEPDRIRLYLARHEGELVAATIAVRVGGHAWYSYGASSTEKRDVRGSNAVQWAMIRDALAAGADVYDLRGITDTLDPEDSHVGLIQFKVGTGGEAVEYAGEWDLPVSRPLYAAFDLYMRRR from the coding sequence GTGACCTCCCCGCACCCCCCCGGCCCCCTGACCGTGCGCGAGGTGTCCCCCGAGGAGCACCTCGACTTCCTGCGCAGCCGCCGGTCCGCGAGCTTCCTGCAGACCCCCGCCTGGGGCCGGGTGAAGTCGGAGTGGCGCCGCGAGTCGCTGGGCTGGTTCCGCGGCGGGGAGCTGGTCGGGGCCGGGCTGGTGCTCTACCGCCAGCTGCCCCGGCTCAAGCGCTACCTGGCCTACCTCCCCGAGGGCCCGGTGATCGACTGGGCCGACGACGACCTGGCCGCCTGGCTCGCCCCGATGACCGCCCACCTGAAGGGGCGCGGCGCCTTCGGCGTCCGGATGGGCCCGCCCGTGGTCACCCGCCGGTGGAGCGCGGCCCAGGTCAAGGAGGGCATCGCCGACGAGGGGGTGCGCCGGCTCGGCGACCTCGCGCCCTCCGAGCGAGACCACACCGGCGCCCGGGTGCTCTCCCAGCTCGACGAGCTCGGCTGGCGGCGCCAGGCCGCCGAGGGCGGGTTCGCCGCCGGCCAGCCGCAGTACAACTTCCAGATCCCGCTGCGCGACGCCGAGGGCCGGCCGCGCACCGAGGACGACGTCCTCGCCGGCATGAACCAGCAGTGGCGGCGCAACATCCGCAAGGCCGACAAGGCCGGCGTCGAGGTCACCGGGTCCGAGGGCCGCGAGGAGGCGCTGGCCGCGCTGCCGGCGTTCCATGAGCTCTACGTGCACACCGCCGGGCGCGACCACTTCACCCCGCGCCCGCTGGGCTACTTCCGCACCATGGTCGAGGCGCTCGCCGCCGAGGAGCCCGACCGGATCCGGCTCTACCTCGCCCGTCACGAGGGCGAGCTGGTCGCGGCCACGATCGCGGTCCGGGTCGGCGGCCACGCGTGGTACTCCTACGGCGCCTCCTCCACCGAGAAGCGCGACGTGCGCGGCTCCAACGCGGTGCAGTGGGCGATGATCCGGGACGCGCTGGCCGCCGGCGCCGACGTCTACGACCTGCGCGGCATCACCGACACCCTGGACCCGGAGGACTCCCACGTGGGGCTGATCCAGTTCAAGGTCGGCACCGGTGGCGAGGCGGTGGAGTACGCCGGGGAGTGGGACCTGCCCGTCTCCCGGCCGCTCTACGCCGCGTTCGACCTCTACATGAGGCGGCGGTGA
- a CDS encoding single-stranded DNA-binding protein, translating into MAGETVITVVGNLVDDPELRFTPSGAAVANFRIASTPRTFDRQANEWKDGDALFLSCSVWRQAAENVAESLQRGMRVVVQGRLKSRTYETREGEKRTVFEIEVEEVGPSLKYATAKVTRTTRQGGQGGPGGGQGGGQGGGWGGGQASGQGGAPQGDDPWATPAPQSGGQGGGGGWGAPASAPAGDPWGAPGVGSDEPPF; encoded by the coding sequence ATGGCAGGCGAGACCGTCATCACGGTGGTCGGCAACCTCGTCGACGACCCGGAGCTGCGCTTCACCCCCTCGGGTGCGGCCGTGGCGAACTTCCGGATCGCGTCGACGCCGCGCACCTTCGACCGGCAGGCCAACGAGTGGAAGGACGGCGACGCGCTGTTCCTCTCCTGCTCGGTGTGGCGCCAGGCCGCGGAGAACGTCGCGGAGTCGCTGCAGCGCGGCATGCGTGTCGTCGTGCAGGGTCGCCTGAAGTCCCGCACCTACGAGACCCGCGAGGGCGAGAAGCGCACCGTCTTCGAGATCGAGGTCGAGGAGGTCGGTCCGTCGCTGAAGTACGCCACCGCCAAGGTCACCCGCACCACCCGTCAGGGTGGCCAGGGCGGTCCTGGCGGCGGCCAGGGCGGCGGTCAGGGCGGCGGCTGGGGTGGCGGCCAGGCCTCGGGCCAGGGCGGCGCCCCGCAGGGCGACGACCCGTGGGCCACCCCGGCTCCCCAGTCCGGGGGCCAGGGCGGCGGAGGCGGGTGGGGCGCTCCGGCGTCCGCGCCGGCCGGCGACCCGTGGGGCGCCCCCGGTGTGGGCTCGGACGAGCCTCCGTTCTGA
- the rplI gene encoding 50S ribosomal protein L9, with product MKLILTQEVTGLGAPGDVVEVKNGYARNYLVPRGLGIRWTRGAEKTVESIKTARNARAVRDHDHAEQIKAKLEAQTVNVQVRSGAGGRLFGAVTVAEIAGALAEASGEQVDKRTIVVTNPIKSLGAHQVAVKLHDEVSASVALNVVPA from the coding sequence ATGAAGCTGATCCTGACCCAGGAGGTCACCGGCCTCGGTGCCCCGGGCGACGTGGTCGAGGTCAAGAACGGGTACGCCCGCAACTACCTCGTCCCGCGGGGCCTCGGCATCCGCTGGACCCGTGGCGCGGAGAAGACCGTCGAGTCGATCAAGACCGCGCGCAACGCGCGTGCGGTGCGCGACCACGACCACGCCGAGCAGATCAAGGCCAAGCTCGAGGCCCAGACGGTCAACGTGCAGGTCCGGTCCGGTGCGGGCGGCCGCCTCTTCGGCGCCGTCACCGTCGCCGAGATCGCCGGCGCGCTGGCCGAGGCCTCCGGTGAGCAGGTCGACAAGCGCACGATCGTGGTCACCAACCCGATCAAGTCGCTCGGCGCCCACCAGGTGGCGGTCAAGCTCCACGACGAGGTCTCCGCCTCGGTGGCGCTCAACGTCGTCCCGGCCTGA
- the rpsF gene encoding 30S ribosomal protein S6, which produces MRAYEVMVILDPSIEERTVENSLGKYLDVIRKDGGTVESVDVWGRRRLAYEVKKNAEGVYAVVNLNAEPATVKEFDRQLGLNETILRTKVMRAAAH; this is translated from the coding sequence TTGCGTGCATATGAAGTGATGGTCATCCTCGATCCCAGCATCGAAGAGCGCACCGTCGAGAACTCGCTCGGCAAGTACCTCGACGTGATCCGCAAGGACGGTGGCACCGTCGAGTCCGTCGACGTGTGGGGCCGCCGTCGCCTCGCCTACGAGGTGAAGAAGAACGCCGAGGGCGTCTACGCCGTCGTCAACCTGAACGCCGAGCCGGCCACGGTCAAGGAGTTCGACCGCCAGCTCGGGCTCAACGAGACCATCCTCCGCACCAAGGTGATGCGCGCCGCCGCTCACTGA
- a CDS encoding deoxyribonuclease IV — translation MTISIGAHVDQADPIAEAKARQAPLVQFFLGDPQGYQGPEFAYAGGAEELRADAEAAGIDLYVHAPYIVNVATTNNRIRIPSRKLLQQHVDAAAAIGAKGLIVHGGHVNKADDPAKGFDNWRKAIEATDLKLPLLIENTAGGENAMTRHLERLEGVWAAISGCEQADLVGFCLDTCHAHAGGNALETVVDDVRRITGRIDLVHCNDSRDDFDSGADRHANFGAGRIDPDLLAAVVRDAGAPVVCETPGGAEEHRADFAWLRERL, via the coding sequence ATGACCATCAGCATCGGAGCCCACGTCGACCAGGCCGACCCGATCGCGGAGGCGAAGGCCCGGCAGGCGCCGCTGGTGCAGTTCTTCCTCGGCGACCCGCAGGGCTACCAGGGCCCCGAGTTCGCGTACGCCGGGGGCGCGGAGGAGTTGCGGGCGGACGCCGAGGCGGCGGGGATCGACCTCTACGTGCACGCGCCGTACATCGTCAACGTCGCCACCACCAACAACCGGATCCGGATCCCGAGCCGCAAGCTGCTCCAGCAGCACGTGGACGCGGCGGCGGCGATCGGGGCCAAGGGGCTGATCGTGCACGGCGGCCACGTCAACAAGGCCGACGACCCGGCCAAGGGCTTCGACAACTGGCGCAAGGCGATCGAGGCGACCGACCTGAAGCTGCCGCTGCTGATCGAGAACACCGCGGGCGGCGAGAACGCGATGACCCGGCACCTCGAGCGGCTCGAGGGCGTGTGGGCGGCGATCTCCGGCTGCGAGCAGGCCGACCTGGTCGGCTTCTGCCTCGACACCTGCCACGCCCACGCGGGCGGCAACGCGCTGGAGACCGTGGTGGACGACGTACGCCGGATCACCGGCCGCATCGACCTGGTGCACTGCAACGACAGCCGCGACGACTTCGACTCCGGCGCCGACCGGCACGCCAACTTCGGCGCCGGCCGGATCGACCCGGACCTGCTCGCCGCGGTGGTGCGCGACGCCGGCGCCCCCGTGGTCTGCGAGACTCCCGGCGGCGCCGAGGAGCACCGGGCCGACTTCGCCTGGCTGCGCGAGCGGCTCTGA
- a CDS encoding glycosyltransferase 87 family protein, with protein sequence MTTAGHGGRVHPTRDDPVVAALSEVVGGPAGTRAGRHRWWTPVRVVLALAAVCLALGMVQKSSCYADSWQDGQARYAHMCYSDLPYLYTGRGFVELNWPYTGDPQVRARYETMEYPVGISYWAWGTAWVTHWLSGSPDLEPRYGRSVQYLDSQPRIIAESRLFVVVNAVGLAAAGILAAWFLARVDRRRPWDAAVYALSPALALTALVNWDLLAVALTAGALWAWSRDRPVLTGVLIGLGTATKLYPLFLLGGLVVICVRRGRWRTLAVATLAAAGAWLLANLPAMLSGLDQWKVFWTFNSRRGADLGSVWLVISQASGATISPHTINVVSWLFFGLWCLGVLVVGLLAPATPRLAQLGFLIVAGFLLVNKVYSPQYVLWLLPLAALARPRWRDQIVWQSGEVLYFAAVWWYLGKYLEPAAGGDSGFYWVAIGLRMAAELYLVAFVLRDVLVPEKDPARPPGWSRPPRGQASLALS encoded by the coding sequence GTGACGACCGCGGGCCACGGGGGCCGGGTCCACCCGACCCGGGACGACCCGGTCGTCGCCGCCCTCAGCGAGGTGGTCGGCGGGCCGGCGGGCACCCGGGCCGGCCGGCACCGGTGGTGGACGCCGGTCCGGGTGGTGCTGGCGCTCGCGGCGGTCTGCCTGGCGCTCGGGATGGTCCAGAAGAGCAGCTGCTACGCCGACTCCTGGCAGGACGGCCAGGCCCGCTACGCGCACATGTGCTACTCCGACCTGCCCTACCTCTACACCGGGCGCGGGTTCGTCGAGCTGAACTGGCCCTACACCGGTGACCCGCAGGTGCGGGCCCGCTACGAGACCATGGAGTACCCCGTGGGCATCTCGTACTGGGCGTGGGGGACCGCCTGGGTGACCCACTGGCTCAGCGGGTCACCCGACCTCGAGCCGCGCTACGGCCGCAGCGTGCAGTACCTGGACTCCCAGCCGCGGATCATCGCCGAGTCCCGGCTGTTCGTGGTGGTCAACGCCGTCGGACTCGCCGCCGCGGGCATCCTCGCGGCCTGGTTCCTCGCCCGGGTGGACCGCCGCCGGCCGTGGGACGCCGCGGTCTACGCGCTCTCGCCGGCGCTGGCGCTCACCGCGCTGGTCAACTGGGACCTGCTCGCGGTCGCGCTGACCGCCGGCGCGCTGTGGGCCTGGTCCCGGGACCGTCCGGTGCTGACCGGCGTGCTGATCGGCCTCGGGACCGCCACGAAGCTCTACCCGCTGTTCCTGCTGGGCGGGCTGGTGGTGATCTGCGTACGGCGGGGCCGGTGGCGGACCCTCGCCGTCGCCACGCTGGCGGCGGCCGGCGCCTGGCTGCTGGCGAACCTGCCGGCGATGCTGTCCGGGCTGGACCAGTGGAAGGTCTTCTGGACCTTCAACTCCCGGCGCGGCGCCGACCTCGGCTCGGTCTGGCTGGTGATCAGCCAGGCCAGCGGTGCGACGATCTCCCCGCACACGATCAACGTGGTGTCCTGGCTGTTCTTCGGCCTGTGGTGCCTCGGCGTCCTCGTCGTCGGCCTGCTGGCGCCGGCCACCCCGCGGCTCGCGCAGCTGGGGTTCCTGATCGTCGCCGGGTTCCTGCTGGTCAACAAGGTCTACTCGCCGCAGTACGTGCTGTGGCTGCTCCCGCTCGCGGCGCTGGCCCGCCCCCGCTGGCGCGACCAGATCGTGTGGCAGAGCGGGGAGGTCCTCTACTTCGCCGCGGTGTGGTGGTACCTCGGGAAGTACCTCGAGCCCGCCGCGGGTGGGGACTCCGGCTTCTACTGGGTCGCGATCGGCCTGCGGATGGCCGCCGAGCTCTACCTCGTCGCGTTCGTGCTGCGCGACGTCCTGGTCCCCGAGAAGGACCCGGCCCGCCCCCCGGGCTGGTCGCGGCCGCCGCGCGGCCAGGCCTCGCTGGCCCTCAGCTGA
- the dnaB gene encoding replicative DNA helicase, whose protein sequence is MIEPLEEWGDGPAPYAPGERPTRPGDRTPPQDMAAEQSVLGSMLLSKDAIADVAEVLRGADFYRPSHETIHDAVIDLYGRGEPVDMVTVAAELQRRGELQRIGGAPYLHTLSANVPIAANAGYYAEIVREKAILRRLVDAGTKIVQIGYAGEGQIDDVVDQAQAEVYKIADKRSGEDYVPLSDIMDGVLDEIEAISNREAGLYGVPTGFADLDDLTNGLHAGQMIIVAARPAMGKALALDTPLPTPSGWTTMGEVQVGALLYDAEGRPTRVVAATEVLHDRPCYEVEFSDGSMIVADAQHQWLTETVEDRRVRTTEQLAGSVAERHVIGMPDGSTMKVESVRPTATVPVRCVQVDNEEHLYLAGRSMIPTHNSTLALDFCRAASIANNLTSAFFSLEMTRSEITMRLLSAEAKVPLNHIRNGNMNDDDWAKLARKMGEVSSAPMFIDDSPNMTMMEIRAKARRLKQRHDLKLMVIDYLQLMSSGKKVESRQLEVSEFSRQIKLLAKELEIPIIALSQLNRGPEQRGDKRPMMSDLRESGSIEQDADMVVLLHRDDVYEKESTRPGEADLIVAKHRNGPTRDITVAFQGHYSRFVDMAH, encoded by the coding sequence ATGATCGAGCCGCTGGAGGAGTGGGGCGACGGCCCGGCGCCGTACGCGCCCGGCGAGCGGCCCACCCGGCCCGGCGACCGCACCCCGCCGCAGGACATGGCCGCCGAGCAGTCGGTGCTCGGGTCGATGCTGCTGTCGAAGGACGCGATCGCCGACGTGGCCGAGGTGCTGCGCGGCGCCGACTTCTACCGGCCCTCCCACGAGACCATCCACGACGCGGTGATCGACCTCTACGGCCGCGGCGAGCCGGTGGACATGGTCACGGTGGCCGCCGAGCTGCAGCGCCGCGGCGAGCTGCAGCGCATCGGGGGCGCGCCGTACCTCCACACGCTCTCGGCCAACGTGCCGATCGCCGCGAACGCCGGCTACTACGCCGAGATCGTGCGCGAGAAGGCGATCCTGCGCCGGCTGGTCGACGCCGGCACCAAGATCGTCCAGATCGGCTATGCCGGCGAGGGCCAGATCGACGACGTGGTGGACCAGGCGCAGGCCGAGGTCTACAAGATCGCCGACAAACGCTCGGGCGAGGACTACGTCCCGCTCTCCGACATCATGGACGGGGTCCTCGACGAGATCGAGGCGATCTCCAACCGGGAGGCCGGGCTGTACGGCGTGCCCACGGGCTTCGCCGACCTCGACGACCTCACCAACGGCCTGCACGCCGGCCAGATGATCATCGTCGCCGCGCGCCCCGCGATGGGCAAGGCGCTGGCGCTCGACACCCCGCTGCCGACGCCCTCGGGCTGGACGACCATGGGCGAGGTCCAGGTGGGCGCCCTCCTCTACGACGCCGAGGGCCGGCCGACCCGGGTGGTCGCGGCGACCGAGGTGCTCCACGATCGTCCGTGCTACGAGGTCGAGTTCTCCGACGGCTCGATGATCGTGGCCGACGCCCAGCACCAGTGGCTGACCGAGACCGTCGAGGACCGGCGTGTCCGCACGACCGAGCAGCTGGCTGGGTCGGTGGCCGAGCGTCACGTCATCGGAATGCCGGACGGCAGCACCATGAAGGTCGAGTCGGTTCGGCCGACGGCGACCGTCCCCGTGCGCTGCGTCCAGGTGGACAACGAGGAGCACCTCTACCTCGCCGGCCGGTCGATGATCCCGACCCACAACTCGACCCTGGCGCTGGACTTCTGCCGGGCAGCGTCGATCGCCAACAACCTCACGAGCGCGTTCTTCAGCCTGGAGATGACGCGCTCGGAGATCACCATGCGCCTGCTGTCCGCCGAGGCCAAGGTGCCGCTGAACCACATCCGCAACGGCAACATGAACGACGACGACTGGGCCAAGCTGGCCCGCAAGATGGGCGAGGTGTCCTCGGCGCCGATGTTCATCGACGACAGCCCGAACATGACGATGATGGAGATCCGGGCCAAGGCCCGCCGGCTCAAGCAGCGCCACGACCTCAAGCTGATGGTCATCGACTACCTGCAGCTGATGAGCTCGGGCAAGAAGGTCGAGTCCCGCCAGCTGGAGGTCTCGGAGTTCTCCCGCCAGATCAAGCTGCTGGCCAAGGAGCTCGAGATCCCGATCATCGCGCTCTCCCAGCTCAACCGTGGCCCGGAGCAGCGCGGCGACAAGCGCCCGATGATGAGCGACCTGCGCGAGTCGGGGTCGATCGAGCAGGACGCCGACATGGTGGTCCTGCTCCACCGCGACGACGTCTACGAGAAGGAGTCGACCCGCCCCGGCGAGGCCGACCTGATCGTGGCCAAGCACCGCAACGGTCCGACGCGGGACATCACCGTTGCCTTCCAGGGCCACTACTCGCGCTTCGTCGACATGGCGCACTGA
- the rpsR gene encoding 30S ribosomal protein S18 — translation MAKAVIRKPKKKVCQFCKEKATGVDYKDTALLRKFISDRGKIRARRVTGNCVQHQRDVAIAVKNARELALLPYTSTGR, via the coding sequence ATGGCCAAGGCAGTGATTCGCAAGCCCAAGAAGAAGGTTTGCCAGTTCTGCAAGGAGAAGGCGACCGGTGTCGACTACAAGGACACCGCGCTGCTCCGCAAGTTCATCTCCGACCGCGGCAAGATCCGCGCTCGTCGCGTGACCGGCAACTGCGTCCAGCACCAGCGGGACGTGGCGATCGCGGTCAAGAACGCCCGCGAGCTCGCCCTGCTGCCCTACACGTCCACCGGTCGCTGA
- a CDS encoding MATE family efflux transporter, whose protein sequence is MRSGSDREIVRLAVPAFLALVAEPLFLMADAAIVGHLGTAPLAGLGLAGVVLQTAVGLCVFLAYGTTSSVARQLGAGDRAGALAQGIDGLWLAVLIGLLTTVAGVALTGPLVALFGTSAAVAGPATTYLRLAFLGTTPLLVMLAATGVLRGLQDTRTPLAVAVGANVLNVALNLLLVYGLGPVAGLGIAGSALGSVLAQVASAVVLTAVVVRAARRHGAPLRPDRAGIRAAAHAGAALVVRTLTLRAALLVTTYAVTLGATSARGQEVDLATHQLASTVWSFLAFALDALAIAAQAVTGRALGAGDVEGTRALTRRMVKWGAACGVVTGLLLAAVSPLLGPLFTGDQAVHRALVPVLLVAALGQPVAGVVFVLDGVLIGAGDGSYLARGGLVTLVVYAPVVLLVAAGSLGLVAVWACFAGLFMGARLVVLLRRARGDAWLVTGAPPVRRAAPDPS, encoded by the coding sequence GTGCGCAGCGGATCGGACCGGGAGATCGTCCGGCTGGCCGTCCCGGCCTTCCTGGCGCTCGTGGCCGAACCGCTCTTCCTCATGGCCGACGCCGCGATCGTCGGGCACCTCGGCACCGCACCGCTCGCCGGTCTCGGGCTCGCCGGAGTGGTCCTGCAGACCGCCGTCGGCCTGTGCGTGTTCCTCGCCTACGGCACCACCTCCTCGGTCGCCCGGCAGCTGGGCGCGGGCGACCGGGCCGGCGCGCTGGCCCAGGGCATCGACGGGCTCTGGCTGGCGGTCCTCATCGGCCTGCTCACCACCGTGGCCGGCGTCGCCCTGACCGGCCCCCTGGTCGCGCTGTTCGGCACCAGCGCCGCGGTCGCCGGCCCGGCCACGACGTACCTCCGCCTGGCCTTCCTCGGCACCACCCCGCTGCTGGTCATGCTCGCCGCCACCGGCGTGCTGCGCGGCCTGCAGGACACCCGGACCCCGCTGGCCGTCGCCGTCGGCGCGAACGTGCTCAACGTGGCCCTCAACCTGCTGCTGGTCTACGGGCTCGGTCCGGTCGCCGGCCTGGGCATCGCCGGGTCGGCGCTCGGCTCGGTCCTGGCCCAGGTCGCCAGTGCCGTGGTGCTGACCGCGGTCGTGGTGCGCGCCGCCCGCCGGCACGGGGCCCCGCTGCGCCCGGACCGGGCCGGCATCCGGGCCGCCGCCCACGCCGGCGCCGCGCTGGTGGTGCGCACCCTCACGTTGCGGGCCGCGCTGCTGGTCACGACGTACGCCGTGACCCTCGGCGCCACCTCCGCCCGCGGCCAGGAGGTGGACCTGGCCACCCACCAGCTCGCCTCCACCGTCTGGAGCTTCCTGGCCTTCGCCCTGGACGCGCTGGCGATCGCCGCCCAGGCCGTCACGGGCCGCGCGCTGGGGGCCGGCGACGTCGAGGGCACCCGCGCCCTGACCCGGCGCATGGTCAAGTGGGGGGCGGCCTGCGGCGTCGTGACCGGGCTGCTGCTCGCGGCCGTCAGCCCGCTGCTGGGCCCGCTGTTCACCGGCGACCAGGCGGTGCACCGGGCGCTGGTGCCGGTCCTGCTCGTCGCCGCCCTCGGCCAGCCCGTCGCCGGCGTGGTCTTCGTGCTCGACGGCGTGCTCATCGGCGCCGGGGACGGCAGCTACCTGGCTCGCGGCGGCCTGGTCACCCTCGTGGTGTACGCCCCCGTCGTGCTGCTGGTCGCCGCCGGGTCACTGGGACTGGTCGCGGTCTGGGCCTGCTTCGCCGGGCTGTTCATGGGCGCCCGGCTCGTCGTGCTGCTCCGTCGGGCCCGCGGTGACGCCTGGCTGGTCACCGGGGCGCCACCCGTCCGACGGGCCGCCCCCGACCCGTCGTAG